Proteins encoded in a region of the Sulfitobacter albidus genome:
- a CDS encoding carbohydrate ABC transporter permease, whose amino-acid sequence MFPKPIEKTSSGAQLAYKIALPLVLILWLLPLIAVAVTSVRSGGDITAGNYWGWPTSFNFIENYTAIFTNTPIGQYILNSFKVTIPTVIGAVALSCMTGFALGVYRFRGNLLLFFMFVAGNFIPFQILMVPVRDLTLDLGMYNTIHGLALFHIAFQTGFCTLFMRNFIRALPQELIEAARVEGVSEIQIFWYVVLPLMKPAIAALSVLIFTFIWNDYFWATVLTQGADTQPITAGLYSLNGQWVAQWHLVSAGSIVAALPPVLMFFAMQRHFIAGLTLGAVK is encoded by the coding sequence ATGTTTCCCAAACCGATAGAAAAAACCTCCTCGGGCGCGCAACTGGCCTACAAGATCGCGCTGCCGCTGGTGCTGATTCTGTGGCTGCTGCCGCTCATCGCTGTGGCCGTCACCTCCGTGCGGTCGGGCGGGGACATCACGGCGGGCAATTACTGGGGCTGGCCTACGTCGTTCAACTTCATTGAGAACTACACGGCGATCTTCACCAATACGCCCATCGGGCAATACATTCTCAACAGCTTCAAGGTGACGATCCCCACGGTGATCGGTGCCGTAGCGTTGTCGTGCATGACCGGCTTTGCGCTGGGGGTGTACCGGTTCAGGGGCAATCTGCTGCTGTTCTTCATGTTCGTGGCCGGCAATTTCATTCCGTTTCAGATCCTGATGGTGCCGGTGCGTGATCTCACGTTGGATCTGGGGATGTATAATACCATCCACGGTCTGGCGCTCTTTCACATCGCGTTCCAGACCGGCTTCTGCACGCTGTTCATGCGCAATTTCATCCGTGCCCTGCCGCAAGAGCTGATCGAGGCGGCGCGTGTCGAAGGGGTCTCCGAGATCCAGATCTTCTGGTATGTCGTGCTGCCGTTGATGAAGCCCGCGATCGCCGCGCTGTCGGTGCTGATCTTTACCTTCATCTGGAACGATTATTTCTGGGCCACCGTGCTGACGCAGGGGGCCGATACGCAACCGATCACGGCCGGGCTTTATTCGCTCAATGGGCAGTGGGTAGCGCAGTGGCATCTGGTCTCGGCAGGCTCCATCGTGGCGGCGCTGCCGCCGGTGTTGATGTTCTTTGCCATGCAGCGCCACTTTATCGCAGGACTGACACTGGGCGCCGTGAAATGA
- a CDS encoding carbohydrate ABC transporter permease yields MTTAALPDTHPPNPKSYWKRNQQRLAPWLFLAPGIAMFVLYVIAPIFQSISISFYAWDGLGEAEYIGIANYVELMDDEDFYTSLKNNVIWLVLYMLALPAGLFVALFLNQTVRGIRIYKSLFFFPFVISQVVVGLVFSWFYDPSFGLFNIVTGWFGADPIAILADERYVTYGIIAAGLWPQTAYCMILYLTGLNAVDPEQIEAARLDNAKGFKMLWYVVLPQLKPATFIAVVVTVIGALRSFDLISIMTDGGPYGTSSVLAFYMYEQAFSEYGFRMGYGAAIAVVLFAIMMIYIAFFLWKMYRDERGG; encoded by the coding sequence ATGACCACAGCTGCCTTGCCAGATACGCATCCCCCAAACCCGAAATCCTACTGGAAGCGTAACCAGCAGCGCCTTGCGCCCTGGCTCTTTCTCGCGCCCGGCATTGCGATGTTTGTGCTGTATGTCATCGCGCCGATTTTCCAGTCGATCAGTATTTCATTCTACGCCTGGGACGGGCTGGGGGAGGCCGAGTACATCGGCATCGCGAACTACGTCGAGCTGATGGACGACGAGGATTTCTATACCTCGCTGAAGAACAACGTGATCTGGCTGGTGCTCTATATGCTTGCGCTGCCTGCCGGGCTGTTCGTGGCGCTGTTTCTGAACCAGACCGTGCGCGGCATCCGCATCTACAAATCGCTGTTCTTTTTTCCCTTCGTGATTTCCCAGGTTGTGGTCGGTCTGGTGTTCTCGTGGTTCTATGATCCGTCCTTTGGCCTGTTCAACATCGTAACGGGCTGGTTCGGTGCCGATCCCATCGCGATTTTGGCCGATGAGCGCTATGTCACCTATGGCATCATCGCCGCCGGGCTGTGGCCGCAGACGGCGTACTGCATGATCCTCTATCTGACCGGCCTCAACGCGGTGGACCCCGAACAGATCGAGGCCGCGCGGCTGGACAACGCCAAAGGCTTCAAGATGCTGTGGTACGTGGTGCTGCCGCAGCTCAAGCCTGCGACATTCATCGCGGTGGTCGTCACGGTCATCGGCGCACTGCGCTCGTTCGACCTGATCTCGATCATGACCGATGGCGGACCTTACGGCACGTCGAGCGTGCTGGCCTTTTACATGTATGAACAGGCGTTCAGCGAATATGGTTTCCGCATGGGATACGGCGCGGCCATCGCGGTGGTGCTGTTCGCGATCATGATGATCTATATCGCGTTCTTCCTGTGGAAGATGTACCGCGATGAGCGCGGGGGCTGA
- a CDS encoding IclR family transcriptional regulator: MNSQVKSDGTVGKAMDVLDAVAAFGRPVRFSELLASSTHPRATLYRFLQTLTNQGLLRYDGQTQTYHLGLRLVRLAHAAWAQSSLAPLAAPALDTLASETGETVHLAQIDSGQVIFIDKRRAHSQFDTLAQPGRVAPAFCTGVGKAILAHLPPEARDRALRQQAYLPYTPHTLTSPETLAAELKTIAIEGIAFDREEHEVGIISIAAPIRCNRGHVIGAASIATSTNRKSLDALTAFRPALLRTTAQIGAAAADWQFPAQP, from the coding sequence ATGAATAGCCAGGTCAAAAGCGATGGGACCGTGGGAAAGGCGATGGACGTGCTTGATGCCGTCGCAGCCTTCGGTCGCCCCGTGCGTTTTTCCGAGCTGCTCGCCTCCAGCACGCACCCTCGCGCAACACTCTATCGCTTTTTGCAGACACTCACCAATCAGGGTCTTCTGCGCTACGACGGGCAAACGCAGACCTATCATCTGGGTCTGCGATTGGTACGGCTTGCCCACGCCGCCTGGGCGCAAAGCTCTCTCGCGCCATTGGCCGCACCCGCGCTTGACACGCTGGCATCGGAAACCGGGGAAACCGTGCATCTGGCGCAAATCGACAGCGGGCAGGTGATTTTCATCGACAAGCGCCGCGCGCACAGCCAGTTTGATACACTTGCCCAGCCCGGACGCGTTGCGCCGGCATTCTGTACCGGTGTTGGCAAGGCAATCCTCGCGCATCTGCCGCCAGAAGCCCGTGACCGCGCCCTACGGCAGCAGGCCTATCTGCCTTACACCCCCCACACGTTGACCTCCCCTGAAACGCTCGCGGCGGAGCTGAAGACGATCGCGATCGAAGGGATAGCCTTTGACCGTGAAGAGCATGAAGTGGGGATCATCTCGATCGCGGCGCCCATAAGATGCAATCGGGGGCATGTGATCGGCGCCGCCTCAATCGCCACCTCGACCAATCGTAAATCTCTGGATGCGCTGACCGCCTTCCGCCCTGCCCTTTTGCGCACCACCGCGCAAATTGGCGCGGCGGCGGCGGATTGGCAGTTTCCGGCACAACCTTAG
- a CDS encoding alpha-galactosidase, protein MIQTWRLDDTRQTLVLGARGGRLAEVVYWGPALPEDEDLHTLVRAGDIDVTGGMLDANPELSISPEATRTFPGQPGMVIRHENGTPLLPSFRFTQAVEARGHLVLHYADVENALRYQAHFTLDPQTHIITSHAVLEADTAMHLHWLAAPVMPGPQLSDEMIDFSGRWCGEFQMNRTAWSPGIRYRENRTGRTGHEHFPGLLVPNRGATNTQGHVYGFHYGWSGGHRMIAEELPDGRRQIQFGHASRMEPVARTRFQTAYLYSVFSSDGINGCAVSFQRHLRDRIIGWPDAARPRPVHYNSWEAVYFDHNLDTLKEIARRAADLGAERFVLDDGWFGRRDSDTTSLADWVVDPRKYPQGLTPLIEHVHGLGMAFGIWFEPEMVNPDSEVYRAHPDWALGGEDQILGRQQKVLDMANGDVRAYLFERIADILQAHAIDYIKWDHNRVMPRPDAAQTMGSYTLIDQLRAAFPAVEIESCASGGGRIDFGILQRTHRVWLSDSNDALERLRMQHNAAIFLPMAVTGSHVGPRICHTSGRVFDIRFRAWVAAQRHMGFEMDPRELTEEEARVLGEVTTWWKANRDWMLRADILRLDSPDPAVIAEQQLAEDDSRFVLFVGKADTSAQIAPRPLRLTRLDPQATYRVELINRASLNHLSRGQPLLKEDAMTVSGSYLMHNGITLPWSYPDTMWVIEGRKL, encoded by the coding sequence ATGATCCAAACCTGGCGGCTGGACGATACGCGCCAGACCCTCGTGCTGGGCGCCCGTGGCGGGCGGCTGGCCGAAGTTGTCTATTGGGGCCCTGCATTGCCCGAAGACGAAGATTTGCACACGCTCGTGCGCGCCGGTGACATTGATGTGACCGGTGGTATGCTCGACGCCAATCCAGAGCTGTCGATTTCGCCCGAAGCGACGCGCACCTTCCCCGGACAGCCCGGTATGGTGATCCGCCATGAAAACGGCACACCGCTTTTGCCATCGTTCCGGTTCACCCAGGCGGTGGAGGCGCGGGGTCATCTGGTTCTGCATTACGCCGATGTCGAGAACGCGCTGCGCTATCAGGCGCATTTCACGCTTGATCCCCAGACCCATATCATCACCTCCCACGCGGTGCTTGAGGCGGATACCGCCATGCACCTGCACTGGCTCGCCGCGCCCGTGATGCCGGGCCCGCAGCTGAGTGACGAGATGATTGATTTTTCGGGGCGCTGGTGCGGTGAATTCCAGATGAACCGCACCGCCTGGTCGCCCGGCATCCGCTACCGCGAGAACCGTACGGGCCGCACGGGTCATGAACATTTCCCCGGTTTGCTGGTGCCCAACCGCGGTGCCACGAATACCCAAGGACATGTCTACGGATTTCACTATGGCTGGTCCGGCGGTCACCGCATGATCGCCGAAGAGCTGCCCGACGGGCGTCGCCAGATCCAGTTCGGTCATGCCAGCCGGATGGAGCCTGTGGCCCGCACGCGGTTTCAGACTGCATATCTCTACTCCGTCTTTTCGAGCGACGGGATCAACGGCTGCGCGGTTTCGTTTCAGCGTCACCTGCGGGATCGGATCATTGGCTGGCCCGACGCCGCGCGCCCGCGTCCGGTGCACTACAACAGTTGGGAAGCGGTCTATTTTGATCACAACCTCGACACGCTGAAGGAGATTGCCCGCCGCGCCGCCGATCTGGGCGCAGAGCGGTTCGTGCTCGACGATGGCTGGTTCGGAAGGCGCGACAGCGACACGACCTCGCTTGCCGACTGGGTGGTGGATCCGCGCAAATACCCGCAGGGGCTGACGCCGCTGATCGAGCATGTGCACGGGTTGGGCATGGCCTTTGGCATCTGGTTCGAGCCCGAGATGGTGAACCCGGATTCGGAAGTCTACCGCGCCCATCCCGATTGGGCGCTGGGGGGCGAGGATCAGATCCTCGGTCGGCAGCAAAAGGTGCTGGATATGGCCAACGGCGACGTGCGCGCCTATCTTTTCGAGCGTATCGCCGACATCCTTCAGGCGCACGCCATCGACTATATCAAATGGGACCACAATCGCGTGATGCCGCGCCCCGACGCGGCGCAGACCATGGGCAGCTATACGCTGATCGACCAGCTGCGCGCGGCCTTCCCGGCGGTCGAGATCGAAAGCTGCGCGTCGGGGGGCGGACGGATTGATTTCGGTATTTTGCAACGCACCCACCGTGTGTGGCTCAGCGACAGCAATGATGCGCTGGAGCGGTTACGCATGCAGCACAATGCGGCGATTTTCCTGCCTATGGCCGTGACCGGTAGCCACGTCGGCCCGCGCATCTGCCATACATCGGGTCGCGTGTTCGATATCCGTTTCCGCGCCTGGGTGGCTGCACAGCGACACATGGGATTCGAGATGGATCCGCGCGAATTGACCGAGGAAGAGGCGCGCGTGCTCGGCGAGGTCACGACCTGGTGGAAGGCCAACCGCGACTGGATGCTGCGTGCGGATATCCTGCGCCTCGACAGCCCCGACCCGGCGGTGATCGCCGAGCAGCAGCTGGCCGAGGACGACAGCCGCTTTGTGCTCTTTGTCGGCAAGGCGGACACGTCCGCGCAGATCGCACCGCGCCCGCTGCGCCTTACGCGGCTGGATCCGCAGGCAACCTACCGCGTTGAACTGATCAATCGCGCATCGCTCAATCACTTGTCGCGCGGCCAGCCTCTGCTGAAAGAGGATGCCATGACGGTAAGCGGCAGCTATCTGATGCACAATGGGATCACCCTGCCGTGGTCTTACCCGGATACGATGTGGGTGATCGAGGGGCGCAAGCTATGA
- a CDS encoding ABC transporter ATP-binding protein, translating into MSGVTLKKAIKRYGDTQVIHGIDLTIEEGEFCVFVGPSGCGKSTLLRMVAGLEETSDGVIEIGARDVTHVEPADRGVAMVFQTYALYPHMTVEENMGFGLKMNGVPKAEITEKVARASEILQLGDYLKRKPKALSGGQRQRVAIGRAIVRGPEVFLFDEPLSNLDAELRVDMRVEIARLHNEIGATMIYVTHDQVEAMTLADKIVVLRAGRIEQVGSPVALYDDPDNKFVAGFIGSPAMNFLRGVVEGGKVTVPALDGRAVDAPVSLPSDGTEVFVGLRPQHLSVREDSNSSVRLDIREHLGGVSYDYLKTPTGERIIVENRGGTGAAEATGLSLEFATTDVMLFNAATEQRLR; encoded by the coding sequence ATGTCTGGCGTCACCCTCAAGAAAGCCATCAAACGCTATGGCGATACACAAGTCATCCATGGCATTGATCTGACAATCGAAGAGGGCGAATTCTGCGTCTTTGTCGGCCCCTCGGGGTGCGGGAAATCGACCTTGTTGCGGATGGTTGCGGGGCTTGAGGAAACCTCCGACGGGGTCATCGAGATCGGCGCGCGCGACGTCACCCATGTGGAGCCTGCCGACCGTGGCGTGGCGATGGTATTCCAGACCTACGCGCTCTATCCACATATGACGGTCGAGGAAAACATGGGCTTTGGCCTCAAGATGAACGGCGTACCCAAGGCCGAGATTACCGAAAAAGTGGCCCGCGCCTCAGAGATCCTGCAACTGGGCGATTATCTCAAACGCAAGCCAAAGGCACTCTCGGGCGGGCAGCGGCAGAGGGTGGCCATCGGCCGCGCGATTGTACGCGGACCCGAGGTATTCCTGTTCGACGAGCCGCTGTCAAACCTCGACGCAGAGCTGCGCGTTGATATGCGGGTCGAAATCGCGCGCCTGCACAACGAAATCGGCGCGACGATGATCTATGTGACCCACGATCAGGTCGAAGCCATGACGCTGGCCGACAAAATCGTTGTTCTGCGCGCGGGACGAATCGAACAGGTCGGCTCGCCGGTGGCCCTGTACGATGACCCCGACAATAAATTTGTGGCCGGCTTTATCGGGTCGCCCGCGATGAACTTCCTGCGTGGCGTGGTCGAGGGCGGCAAGGTCACCGTTCCAGCGCTGGACGGGCGCGCGGTCGACGCGCCGGTCAGCCTGCCCTCGGACGGAACCGAAGTCTTTGTCGGTCTTCGCCCCCAGCACCTCAGCGTGCGGGAAGACAGCAACAGCAGCGTAAGGCTCGACATCCGCGAACATCTGGGCGGCGTGTCCTACGACTACCTCAAGACACCGACCGGCGAGCGGATCATCGTGGAGAACAGGGGCGGCACGGGAGCGGCGGAAGCGACCGGACTGTCCCTTGAGTTTGCCACCACCGATGTAATGCTGTTCAACGCAGCGACTGAGCAGCGCCTACGCTAG
- a CDS encoding ABC transporter substrate-binding protein yields the protein MFKRTKTLVATIAATTILAGSAWAAGELIINTDTSDPAPKKAFEDVIAGFEAEYPDIEVTWNLFDHEGYKTSIRNFLTADAPDLANWYAGNRMLPYVNAGLFEPIDDVWEENGLNESLASAKGSMTIDGKVWGVPYTYYQWGIYYRKDIFEEQGIDVPKTWDDFIAAGETLKAAGITPITIGTKYLWTAGGVFDYLNLRTNGYDFHMALTKGEVAWTDDRVKATMANWKQLLDADFFIENHAAYSWQEALAPMVQGDAAMYVMGNFAVAPLREAGLTDDQLGFMQFPIINPDVPVAEEAPTDTIHLTANGKNKENAKKFLAYLARADVQTQINETLGQLPIHKDSTVGDDKFLQAGYEMLSNTDGGIAQFFDRDAPAEMAKAGMEGFQEFMVKPDRLDKILERLEKVRARIN from the coding sequence ATGTTCAAACGCACCAAGACACTTGTGGCGACGATTGCTGCAACAACCATTCTCGCCGGCTCTGCTTGGGCAGCGGGCGAGCTTATCATCAATACCGACACTTCCGATCCGGCGCCGAAAAAGGCGTTTGAAGATGTGATCGCAGGGTTCGAAGCGGAATATCCCGACATCGAGGTGACGTGGAACCTGTTTGACCACGAAGGCTACAAGACCTCGATCCGCAACTTCCTGACGGCGGACGCGCCGGATCTGGCGAACTGGTACGCGGGCAACCGGATGCTGCCATACGTCAATGCAGGCCTGTTCGAGCCGATCGACGACGTTTGGGAAGAAAACGGCCTGAATGAATCGCTTGCCTCCGCCAAAGGGTCGATGACCATTGATGGCAAGGTCTGGGGCGTGCCGTACACCTACTACCAGTGGGGCATTTACTACCGCAAAGACATCTTTGAGGAGCAGGGCATCGACGTGCCCAAGACATGGGATGATTTCATCGCCGCTGGCGAGACGCTGAAAGCGGCGGGCATTACCCCCATCACCATCGGGACCAAATACCTTTGGACTGCGGGCGGCGTGTTTGACTACCTCAACCTGCGCACCAATGGCTATGATTTCCACATGGCGCTGACCAAGGGTGAGGTCGCCTGGACCGATGACCGCGTCAAGGCGACGATGGCCAATTGGAAGCAATTGCTGGACGCGGATTTCTTTATCGAGAACCACGCGGCCTATTCCTGGCAGGAAGCACTGGCACCGATGGTGCAGGGGGATGCGGCGATGTACGTGATGGGCAACTTTGCCGTGGCACCGCTTCGCGAAGCGGGCCTGACGGACGATCAGCTTGGCTTCATGCAGTTTCCGATCATCAACCCCGATGTGCCGGTGGCCGAAGAAGCGCCCACAGACACGATCCACCTGACGGCCAATGGCAAGAACAAAGAGAACGCCAAGAAATTCCTGGCCTACCTCGCCCGTGCCGACGTGCAGACCCAGATCAATGAAACACTGGGTCAGCTGCCGATTCACAAGGACAGCACCGTGGGCGACGACAAGTTCCTGCAGGCGGGTTACGAGATGCTGAGCAATACCGATGGTGGTATCGCGCAGTTCTTTGACCGCGACGCGCCTGCCGAGATGGCAAAGGCCGGGATGGAAGGCTTCCAGGAATTCATGGTGAAGCCGGACCGCCTCGACAAGATTCTCGAGCGTCTGGAGAAAGTGCGTGCGCGCATCAACTAA
- a CDS encoding SDR family NAD(P)-dependent oxidoreductase, translating to MTATFHDLRGKTVFITGGGSGIGAALTDGFLAQGAKVGFVQRSDASAFCDEMEGKHGTRPLFVACDITDMHALKAAIAHTGTELGPLDVLVNNAANDKRHDALEVDEGFWDWSQAINLKAYFFACQAAAAAMRGRGGVIVNFSSISYMMGQAGYASYTTANGGITAMTHSLAREFGPEKIRVNALAPGWVMTQKQREMWVTEEALEAHLAKQCLKETLAPEDVVGATLFLASDTSRMMTGQLMVVDGGVVSAR from the coding sequence ATGACCGCGACATTTCACGACCTCAGGGGCAAGACCGTCTTTATCACGGGTGGTGGCTCGGGTATCGGGGCGGCGCTGACCGATGGGTTCCTGGCGCAGGGGGCCAAGGTGGGCTTTGTGCAGCGGTCCGATGCATCGGCCTTTTGTGACGAGATGGAAGGCAAGCACGGCACACGCCCGCTGTTTGTTGCGTGTGACATCACTGACATGCACGCGCTAAAGGCCGCGATTGCGCACACCGGGACAGAGTTGGGGCCGCTCGATGTGCTGGTCAACAACGCGGCGAACGACAAACGTCACGACGCGCTTGAGGTAGACGAAGGGTTCTGGGACTGGTCGCAGGCGATCAATCTCAAGGCTTACTTCTTTGCCTGTCAGGCCGCCGCCGCGGCGATGCGCGGGCGCGGTGGCGTGATCGTGAATTTCTCGTCTATCAGCTATATGATGGGGCAGGCAGGCTATGCCTCCTACACCACGGCAAACGGCGGGATCACGGCGATGACGCACAGCCTTGCGCGCGAATTTGGCCCTGAAAAAATCCGCGTGAACGCGCTGGCTCCGGGGTGGGTGATGACGCAAAAGCAGCGCGAGATGTGGGTGACCGAAGAGGCGCTTGAGGCGCATCTGGCCAAGCAGTGCCTCAAGGAAACGCTGGCGCCCGAAGACGTTGTGGGCGCCACGCTGTTCCTCGCCTCCGATACCAGCCGCATGATGACCGGGCAATTGATGGTTGTCGACGGCGGTGTGGTCAGCGCGCGATGA